One genomic region from Streptomyces venezuelae encodes:
- a CDS encoding DUF6099 family protein, with the protein MEAERLIAAGRHALAGSGTAQDIVAEAWQAQALAQAIGSHLALCGPLELRGEARGLSEIGEYPAWGAGGPRAAQLTEVGDPVAALTALGALLGEVGIALVGVACATDEEGLYWQCIEAIDAVDESSDRVGGMLRRLAVRDDRERARPPDPARGRAGPGPRPA; encoded by the coding sequence ATGGAAGCAGAGCGGCTCATCGCGGCCGGGCGGCACGCGTTGGCGGGGAGCGGGACAGCACAGGACATCGTGGCGGAGGCCTGGCAGGCGCAGGCGCTCGCCCAGGCGATAGGAAGTCATCTCGCGCTCTGCGGGCCGCTGGAACTGCGCGGCGAGGCACGGGGGCTGAGCGAGATCGGGGAGTACCCGGCGTGGGGGGCCGGTGGGCCGCGTGCGGCGCAGTTGACCGAGGTCGGCGATCCGGTCGCGGCGCTGACGGCGCTCGGGGCGCTGCTCGGGGAGGTGGGGATCGCGCTCGTCGGGGTGGCCTGTGCCACCGACGAGGAGGGGCTCTACTGGCAGTGCATCGAGGCCATCGACGCGGTCGACGAGTCGAGCGACAGAGTGGGCGGGATGCTCCGGCGGCTCGCGGTGCGCGACGACCGGGAGCGGGCCCGCCCGCCCGACCCGGCCCGAGGCCGGGCGGGCCCCGGGCCGCGTCCGGCGTGA
- a CDS encoding nucleotide pyrophosphohydrolase has protein sequence MRHDMAALQRRLAEFAAARDWQPYHTPKNLAAALSVEASELLEIFQWLTPEQAERVMEDPESAHRVADEVADVLAYLLQFCEVLGVDPLVALAAKIDRNEVRFPARRRDGGDAGGAETGDRHSSE, from the coding sequence ATGCGCCACGACATGGCGGCGCTCCAGCGCAGGCTGGCCGAGTTCGCGGCCGCCCGTGACTGGCAGCCGTACCACACGCCCAAGAACCTGGCGGCGGCGCTCAGCGTGGAGGCGTCCGAACTCCTGGAGATCTTCCAGTGGTTGACCCCTGAGCAGGCGGAACGGGTGATGGAGGACCCCGAGTCGGCGCATCGCGTCGCGGACGAGGTGGCCGACGTGCTCGCCTATCTGCTGCAGTTCTGCGAGGTGCTCGGGGTCGATCCGCTGGTGGCGCTCGCGGCGAAGATCGACAGGAACGAGGTCCGATTTCCCGCCCGACGGCGGGACGGAGGGGATGCCGGCGGGGCCGAGACGGGGGATCGTCACTCTTCGGAGTGA
- a CDS encoding ATP-binding protein, which produces MDLTGGSTLARTSHAPSSDAVPSQARSSEARSSGAPSSEVRTSEVRTSDVRSSEVRPSEVRPSGGRGGGGRGEGGRACARPVVTELRLSAFAGHRGAVHALGPVTLFAGPSGSGKSTMLRAYEALARLGAGDSLDEVFPDAGDCVPERARPDAQGRRGFRIGCTVDGPAGPVRLDLAVQAEPRLRIVGERLTGRGRTLLATALRDPSRSTVQAEWHTAGATPVTRAPLPDDLLGTALLPLRVAGKTPGQLEVLAAAEQLVIGLRSAFPCDPRPSGMRSSVLPGEGRLRRDCANLAEVLHRTHTDCPRRHHRLAAMAGAGCAGPVTGLGVRELPDGTVRAVLERGGRSATPLGRLADGELRYLALALTLLTGPGVLAMDRIAEVPDAMQSLTLLADGLDRGLDGRQLRELLGLAVAIAADGHIRVAGTVGERGVGEARRTSGVTVVDLGV; this is translated from the coding sequence ATGGACCTCACCGGCGGCAGCACGCTCGCCCGCACGTCACACGCGCCCTCCTCCGACGCCGTCCCCTCCCAGGCCCGCTCCTCCGAAGCCCGCTCCTCCGGAGCCCCCTCTTCCGAAGTCCGCACCTCCGAAGTCCGTACCTCCGACGTCCGGTCTTCCGAAGTCCGTCCTTCCGAAGTCCGGCCCTCCGGCGGTCGCGGGGGCGGGGGCCGGGGCGAGGGCGGGCGGGCGTGCGCCCGGCCGGTGGTCACCGAGCTGCGGCTGTCCGCGTTCGCCGGCCACCGTGGCGCCGTCCACGCGCTCGGGCCGGTCACCCTCTTCGCCGGGCCCAGCGGAAGCGGCAAGTCCACCATGCTCCGGGCCTACGAGGCCCTGGCCCGGCTCGGCGCGGGCGACTCCCTCGACGAGGTCTTCCCCGACGCCGGCGACTGCGTGCCCGAACGCGCCCGCCCCGACGCCCAGGGCCGCCGTGGATTCCGGATCGGCTGCACGGTCGACGGCCCGGCCGGCCCGGTCCGCCTCGACCTCGCCGTCCAGGCCGAGCCCCGGCTCCGCATCGTCGGCGAGCGGCTCACCGGCCGGGGCCGCACCCTGCTCGCGACCGCCCTGCGCGACCCGAGCCGCAGCACCGTCCAGGCCGAGTGGCACACCGCCGGCGCCACCCCCGTCACCCGGGCACCGCTCCCCGACGACCTGCTCGGTACGGCCCTGCTGCCGCTGCGCGTCGCCGGCAAGACGCCCGGACAGCTGGAGGTGCTGGCCGCCGCCGAGCAACTGGTCATCGGGCTGCGGTCCGCCTTCCCCTGCGACCCGCGGCCCTCAGGGATGCGGTCCTCCGTCCTCCCCGGCGAAGGGCGGCTGCGGCGCGACTGTGCCAACCTCGCAGAGGTCCTGCACCGCACCCACACGGACTGCCCGCGCAGACACCACCGCCTCGCGGCCATGGCGGGTGCCGGCTGCGCGGGACCGGTCACGGGGCTCGGCGTGCGGGAACTCCCCGACGGCACCGTCCGCGCCGTCCTCGAAAGGGGCGGCCGGTCCGCGACCCCGCTCGGCCGCCTCGCCGACGGCGAACTGCGCTACCTGGCCCTGGCGCTCACGCTGCTCACGGGTCCAGGAGTGCTCGCGATGGACCGGATCGCCGAGGTGCCGGACGCCATGCAGAGCCTGACCCTGCTCGCCGACGGCCTGGACCGGGGGCTCGACGGGCGCCAGCTGCGCGAACTGCTCGGCCTCGCCGTGGCCATCGCCGCCGACGGGCACATCCGGGTCGCCGGGACGGTAGGGGAGCGAGGGGTGGGGGAGGCGCGGAGGACGTCCGGGGTGACGGTGGTAGACCTGGGCGTGTGA
- a CDS encoding cell division protein SepF, whose amino-acid sequence MSRYESYDVTDEQWEGLAQVLPLRGRDEWPSRVDHRTIPEQYESAEQRRMIVLRVQVFADAREVAEYLIAQIPVLLDLTSADADVAKRILDFSSGVVFGLGSGMHRVDRNVFLLAPAGTEVEGAEGGDGEEVVGGRTAGVPRS is encoded by the coding sequence ATGAGTAGGTACGAGAGCTACGACGTCACCGACGAACAGTGGGAGGGCCTCGCCCAGGTCCTGCCCCTGCGCGGCCGTGACGAATGGCCGTCCAGGGTCGACCATCGCACGATCCCCGAGCAGTACGAGTCCGCCGAGCAGCGCCGCATGATCGTGCTGCGGGTCCAGGTGTTCGCCGACGCCCGTGAGGTCGCCGAGTACCTCATCGCCCAGATCCCGGTCCTCCTCGATCTGACGAGTGCCGACGCCGATGTGGCCAAGCGCATCCTCGACTTCAGCAGCGGGGTCGTCTTCGGCCTCGGCAGCGGGATGCACCGCGTCGACCGGAACGTTTTCCTTCTTGCCCCCGCCGGTACGGAGGTCGAGGGCGCGGAGGGCGGCGACGGGGAGGAGGTCGTGGGCGGCCGGACCGCCGGCGTCCCCCGTTCGTAG
- a CDS encoding PLP-dependent aminotransferase family protein, whose product MHSAAPTPANAATTSRTPGQAVPVPATASRLAGVASSPVRDILALTARPEVISFAGGLPAPELFDIAGIRAAYDRVLAEIPRQALQYSTTEGDPELRAAVAGRLTERDLPTDPDDLLITTGSQQALTLLTAALVEPGGVVLVEDPCYLAALQTFSFAGARVVPVPTDDQGVIPAALEEIAAREKATLLYIIPTFQNPTGRTLPAERRAAVAEAAARHGFWIVEDDPYGELRYDGERVPCIAADPAAADRTVLLGSFSKVMAPGLRLGFLRAPAGLRRACVITKQAADLHTSSIDQAAAARYLRDSDLDAHVAGMRAAYQERRDAMLEGLPAALPEGSRWNRPQGGMFIWVNLPDGHDATALLRTAVGHEVAYVPGAPFFSGEPDPGAVRLSFTTHPAEEIREGLRRLAKTFA is encoded by the coding sequence ATGCATTCCGCCGCCCCGACCCCCGCGAACGCCGCCACCACCTCCCGTACGCCCGGCCAGGCCGTACCGGTCCCCGCCACCGCCTCCCGGCTGGCCGGTGTCGCGTCGTCGCCGGTACGGGACATCCTGGCGCTCACCGCGCGCCCCGAGGTGATCTCGTTCGCCGGCGGACTGCCCGCCCCCGAGCTGTTCGACATCGCGGGGATCCGAGCGGCGTACGACCGCGTACTGGCCGAAATCCCGCGACAGGCCCTCCAGTACTCGACCACCGAGGGCGACCCGGAGCTGCGCGCCGCCGTCGCGGGCCGGCTCACGGAGCGTGACCTGCCCACGGACCCCGACGACCTGCTGATCACCACCGGCTCGCAGCAGGCCCTCACCCTCCTCACGGCGGCCCTCGTCGAACCGGGTGGTGTCGTCCTCGTCGAGGACCCCTGCTACCTCGCGGCCCTCCAGACCTTCTCTTTCGCCGGCGCCCGGGTCGTCCCCGTACCCACCGACGACCAGGGCGTCATCCCCGCCGCGCTCGAAGAGATCGCGGCACGCGAGAAGGCCACCCTCCTCTACATCATCCCCACCTTCCAGAACCCCACGGGCCGCACGCTCCCCGCCGAGCGCCGCGCCGCCGTCGCCGAAGCCGCCGCGCGGCACGGATTCTGGATCGTCGAGGACGACCCGTACGGCGAACTCCGCTACGACGGCGAGCGCGTCCCCTGCATCGCCGCCGACCCCGCGGCCGCCGACCGGACCGTCCTGCTCGGCTCCTTCTCCAAGGTGATGGCCCCGGGGCTCCGGCTCGGCTTCCTGCGCGCCCCCGCCGGACTGCGCCGCGCGTGCGTGATCACGAAGCAGGCCGCCGACCTGCACACCTCCTCCATCGACCAGGCCGCGGCCGCGCGCTATCTGCGCGACAGCGACCTCGACGCGCACGTCGCGGGGATGCGGGCCGCGTACCAGGAGCGCAGGGACGCCATGCTCGAAGGCCTGCCGGCCGCCCTGCCCGAAGGCAGCCGCTGGAACCGGCCGCAGGGCGGCATGTTCATCTGGGTCAACCTCCCCGACGGCCACGACGCGACGGCACTCCTCAGGACCGCCGTCGGCCACGAGGTGGCGTACGTGCCGGGGGCGCCCTTCTTCTCGGGCGAGCCGGACCCGGGCGCGGTGCGGCTGTCGTTCACCACGCACCCGGCCGAGGAGATCAGGGAAGGCCTGCGCAGACTGGCGAAGACCTTCGCCTGA
- a CDS encoding GntR family transcriptional regulator, whose protein sequence is MGDLKQYGLVRAQERLRDQVGHALRAALIAGELRPGQVYSAPGLAADLGVSATPVREAMLDLAREGLVEPVRNKGFRITEVSERDLDQFTELRTLIEVPTIGRVTRKATKAELEELRPVAEEIVSRAREHDLIGYLEADRRFHLALLALSGNDRLVETVGDLRKRSRLYGLTGLDEAGKLVSSAEEHLELLDLVLAGDAQGAEDCMRRHLGHVRSLWADARDEPAGQATAV, encoded by the coding sequence ATGGGTGACCTGAAACAGTACGGCCTCGTGAGGGCGCAGGAGCGGCTCCGCGACCAGGTCGGGCACGCCCTCCGGGCCGCCCTGATAGCGGGTGAACTCCGCCCCGGCCAGGTCTACTCGGCCCCCGGGCTCGCCGCCGATCTCGGTGTCTCGGCGACCCCGGTCCGCGAGGCGATGCTCGACCTCGCCCGCGAGGGTCTGGTCGAGCCCGTACGCAACAAGGGCTTCCGCATCACCGAGGTCAGCGAGCGCGACCTCGACCAGTTCACCGAACTGCGGACCCTCATCGAGGTCCCCACCATCGGCCGCGTCACGCGCAAGGCCACCAAGGCCGAGCTGGAGGAACTCCGGCCGGTCGCCGAGGAGATCGTCTCCCGCGCCAGGGAGCACGACCTCATCGGCTACCTGGAGGCCGACCGCCGCTTCCACCTCGCCCTGCTCGCTCTGTCCGGAAACGATCGCCTCGTCGAGACCGTCGGAGACCTCCGCAAGCGCTCCCGCCTCTACGGCCTCACCGGCCTGGACGAGGCGGGCAAGCTCGTCTCCTCCGCCGAGGAACACCTCGAACTCCTCGACCTGGTGCTGGCCGGTGACGCCCAGGGCGCCGAGGACTGCATGCGCCGCCACCTCGGCCATGTCCGCTCCCTCTGGGCCGACGCCCGCGACGAGCCCGCCGGGCAGGCCACGGCCGTCTGA
- a CDS encoding proline racemase family protein, producing MRTRHVFHAVDSHTEGMPTRVITGGVGVIPGATMAERRLHFIEHMDHLRTLLMLEPRGHAAMSGAILQPPTRPDADYGVLYIEVSGLLPMCGHGTIGVATVLVETGMVPVVEPVTTVRLDTPAGLVSVDVQVEDGAAKAVTLTNVPAFSVGLDLKTEVPGYGTVTYDLAYGGNFYAFVALDSLGLPFDRDRKDDLLAAGLAVMESINSGPDRPVHPLDPAIAGVKHVYLAAPGSDATRSRHAMAIHPGWFDRSPCGTGTSARMAQLHARGELPLDTDFVNESFIGTEFTGRLVGETEVGGVPAVVPTVTGRAWITGTAQYFLDPDDPFPAGFLL from the coding sequence ATGCGCACGCGCCATGTCTTCCATGCCGTCGACTCGCACACCGAGGGCATGCCCACGCGCGTGATCACCGGTGGTGTCGGGGTCATTCCCGGCGCCACGATGGCCGAGCGCCGGCTGCACTTCATCGAGCACATGGACCACCTCCGTACGCTCCTCATGCTCGAGCCGCGCGGTCACGCCGCGATGAGCGGCGCCATCCTGCAGCCGCCCACCCGGCCGGACGCGGACTACGGCGTGCTGTACATCGAGGTGTCCGGGCTGCTGCCGATGTGCGGTCACGGCACGATCGGGGTCGCGACCGTGCTCGTCGAGACCGGGATGGTGCCGGTCGTCGAGCCGGTCACCACCGTCCGCCTCGACACCCCGGCCGGACTCGTCAGCGTCGACGTCCAGGTCGAGGACGGCGCCGCGAAGGCGGTCACGCTCACCAACGTGCCGGCGTTCTCCGTCGGGCTCGACCTCAAGACGGAGGTGCCCGGGTACGGCACCGTCACCTACGACCTCGCCTACGGCGGCAACTTCTACGCCTTCGTCGCTCTCGACTCCCTGGGGCTGCCGTTCGACCGCGACCGCAAGGACGACCTCCTCGCCGCAGGACTCGCCGTCATGGAGTCGATCAACTCCGGTCCCGACCGGCCCGTCCACCCCCTGGACCCGGCCATCGCCGGGGTGAAGCACGTCTATCTGGCCGCACCCGGTTCGGACGCGACCCGCTCGCGGCACGCGATGGCCATCCATCCGGGCTGGTTCGACCGTTCCCCCTGCGGCACCGGGACCAGCGCCCGCATGGCCCAGCTCCACGCGCGCGGCGAGCTCCCGCTCGACACCGACTTCGTCAACGAGTCCTTCATCGGTACGGAGTTCACCGGCCGGCTCGTCGGCGAGACCGAGGTGGGCGGCGTGCCCGCCGTCGTTCCCACGGTGACCGGCCGCGCCTGGATCACCGGCACGGCGCAGTACTTCCTCGACCCCGACGACCCCTTCCCCGCCGGGTTCCTCCTCTGA
- a CDS encoding dihydrodipicolinate synthase family protein → MTHEHAPAHRAHPWHGIMVATALPLRDDRSVDLDAYAEHVAWLIANGCDGVVPNGSLGEYPTLTDEERGRVVRTAVEAAGDGARVMPGVSAYGSAESRRWAEQAAEAGAGSVLLLPPNSYRADERAVRAHYAEVAAAGLPVVAYNNPLDTKVDLTPDLLARLHRDGSIVAVKEFSGDVRRAYEIAELAPELDLLIGADDVLLELALAGAVGWIAGYPNALPRSCATLYRAAVAGDLAVALPLYKSLHPLLRWDSKVEFVQAIKLSMDLAGRHGGATRPPRMALTPEQDAVVRAATEKALAEGHA, encoded by the coding sequence ATGACCCACGAGCATGCCCCGGCGCACCGTGCCCACCCCTGGCACGGCATCATGGTCGCCACCGCCCTCCCCCTGCGCGACGACCGTTCCGTCGACCTCGACGCGTACGCGGAGCACGTGGCCTGGCTGATCGCCAACGGGTGTGACGGGGTCGTCCCGAACGGCTCCCTCGGTGAGTACCCGACCCTGACCGACGAGGAGCGCGGCCGGGTCGTCCGTACCGCCGTCGAGGCCGCGGGCGACGGGGCGCGGGTCATGCCCGGCGTCTCCGCCTACGGGAGCGCCGAGTCGCGCCGCTGGGCCGAGCAGGCCGCCGAGGCCGGGGCCGGGTCGGTCCTGCTCCTGCCGCCCAACTCCTACCGCGCCGACGAGCGGGCCGTACGCGCCCACTACGCAGAGGTCGCTGCCGCCGGCCTGCCCGTCGTCGCGTACAACAACCCCCTCGACACCAAGGTCGACCTCACCCCCGACCTGCTCGCGCGCCTGCACCGCGACGGAAGCATCGTGGCGGTCAAGGAGTTCAGCGGCGACGTCCGCAGGGCGTACGAGATCGCCGAACTCGCCCCGGAGCTGGACCTCCTGATCGGCGCCGACGACGTCCTCCTGGAGCTGGCGCTCGCCGGCGCGGTCGGCTGGATCGCCGGCTACCCGAACGCCCTGCCCCGCAGCTGCGCCACGCTCTACCGGGCCGCCGTCGCCGGCGACCTCGCCGTCGCGCTCCCGCTCTACAAGTCGCTCCACCCGCTGCTGCGCTGGGACTCCAAGGTCGAGTTCGTCCAGGCGATCAAGCTCTCCATGGACCTCGCCGGACGCCACGGCGGAGCCACCCGCCCGCCCCGCATGGCGCTGACGCCCGAGCAGGACGCGGTCGTGCGCGCCGCCACGGAGAAGGCCCTCGCCGAGGGGCACGCGTGA